Proteins encoded within one genomic window of Tigriopus californicus strain San Diego chromosome 12, Tcal_SD_v2.1, whole genome shotgun sequence:
- the LOC131891908 gene encoding uncharacterized protein LOC131891908: protein MVIFPQSTGRSFALSFHLEIHGDTSTRRMLRYMQLLLIIIIYVGVHTVTSLESDDVSQNENARQGKLLSLFQIVRFTNDPCVGQGNRNGTCYTTAECASKGGLSSGTCAQGYGVCCSFVGNCGGTLSENGTYFESNGGETGACKLKICPCSDNICQVHLLIARLYFLVTCLLKCQDI from the exons ATGGTGATTTTTCCACAATCAACCGGGCGTTCTTTTGCCCTCAGTTTCCATTTGGAGATCCACGGGGACACATCAACTAGGAG GATGTTACGATATATGCAACTAttattgattattattatatatgTTGGGGTTCACACCGTCACATCGTTAGAGTCTGATGATGTTTCTCAGAATGAGAATGCGAGACAAGGAAAGCTAC TGTCACTCTTTCAAATAGTCAG ATTCACCAATGATCCTTGTGTTGGTCAAGGAAACCGAAATGGCACTTGTTACACAACTGCAGAATGCGCTTCCAAGGGTGGCTTGAGTAGCGGGACTTGTGCTCAAGGATATGGTGTCTGTTGCTCAT TCGTTGGCAATTGCGGAGGCACATTAAGCGAAAACGGAACCTATTTTGAGTCCAATGGAGGGGAAACTGGCGCATGCAAGCTGAAGATTTGTCCTTGTAGCGATAACATTTGTCAGGTACACTTACTAATCGCGaggttatattttctggttacgtgtttgctcaaatgccaagacatctag
- the LOC131891561 gene encoding uncharacterized protein LOC131891561 has product MASINQGYKYLFLLTLLVTFSWSTQACWITGGPCDSDADCCLGYKCGTDSTCEVDTQFDEALTQVEKRALGSTSGSSDGLKTDTSQCYLYNYPVYSAPECASICASYDFEFFEWNGFSDTCICC; this is encoded by the exons ATGGCCAGCATTAATCAAGGATACAAGTATCTATTCCTCTTGACCCTGCTAGTGACCTTCAGCTGGTCCACTCAAGCATGCTGGATCACCGGGGGACCCTGTGATTCCGATGCGGATTGTTGTTTGGGTTACAAGTGTGGAACTGACTCCACTTGTGAAGTTG ATACTCAATTTGATGAAGCATTGACCCAAGTGGAGAAGCGTGCTTTGGGATCAACTTCAGGGAGTTCGGATGGTTTGAAGACGGATACCTCTCAATGCTATTTGTACAATTATCCAGTCTATTCGGCCCCTGAATGTGCAAGCATTTGTGCTTCGTACGATTTTGAGTTCTTCGAATGGAACGGATTCAGTGACACTTGCATTTGTTGTTAA